In Xiphophorus maculatus strain JP 163 A chromosome 18, X_maculatus-5.0-male, whole genome shotgun sequence, a single genomic region encodes these proteins:
- the cep126 gene encoding centrosomal protein of 126 kDa, which produces MQNLQAKFSYLLNSKLGYTGNLENERQHLIQQQKLCKTRARKCLQETNQRRKALEEKRKQWDIQEELLRDNILQQRRQQVEEATQRFQRAHLPPSQRYRPIIKRKNRNVEEALGRIQVHWYTQTSSVVSPPDTPSGPPSTKPPTVSKSSPRQMLTAEEAYNKLLQEHRIRKDLEIHSFETSQLSDTSISESLLSKDSLENEKSDQSTFSPRSPYSSFFLDFEKPKKRHDLTPTSARTSVSAKMLRDQNPALLGKFDKHKQESQADSMWSPNNMDVFQTSPRVTSEKQTPDSLAVSIIPYEDSKHLEAKSLINSQTHNILDTNEVDADDINVEDLYATEDDLLHCRSQIINDDSQLTYPSAKNIPFPSENGILLETPMKGSVANNYLNDEVLLHTVKENLQRLSEKVASISINNLNKVSNLMYQTEKPINAASTSSTCLSNDQSETEKCDHLKEEDKETPDPMISTYSLCNTRLLKGILKKKSKYSSEDLCLYDSGHLILSKQVALAIRDSMELTRAKTKDVMVNSSTTKKLRWFDEVHPEKESKEHDTANQEKPMFHLTNISKHHHPSLTRENESSKPGPRMAPAASVGYRFTKEAWADVGVQVNMAQERADKVKALCTSTRTSRSKVPRRDCNARLGRGPVSSRVRKGTIIRPQSAIEVVQIGKTQGKIMVPRPPPRTEPTEENNAKQAPVTEEAPYRNNSVETYPCPICLYLDCNVNGASSSGPQEIHNNINERGTMNEKGLCLHITPTDEEIAQLWDGVRSALNTKDAKPVLQKHARESRQVYRKPFAEHSRQPPVAGSRRFLQTYQPTKQNTELIRPGPRNWNTISRNGGFERAAQLPVAEVYPNGFLKQNRPVAQIQMPERVQEGINSLSLEENKIMLSLDRLNHQLHCLKTHRQSKTDNNGHTTVGTPLTKESNNHKHQASSANLLHYQKKT; this is translated from the exons ATGCAGAATCTACAAGCAAAATTCTCCTATCTACT AAATTCCAAGCTTGGATATACCGGAAATCTCGAAAATGAGCGGCAACATttgatccagcagcagaagTTGTGCAAAACCCGAGCTCGGAAATGTTTGCAGGAGACCAATCAACGGAGAAA ggCTCTAGAGGAGAAGAGGAAGCAATGGGACATTCAGGAGGAGCTCCTGAGAGACAACATCCTGCAACAACGCAGGCAGCAGGTAGAGGAGGCAACCCAGCGCTTCCAGAGAGCCCATCTGCCTCCTTCACAGAGATACAGGCCAA ttatcaaaagaaaaaacagaaatgtggagGAGGCACTTGGTCGAATCCAAGTGCATTGGTATACCCAGACCTCCTCAGTGGTGTCACCCCCTGACACTCCCAG TGGCCCTCCATCTACAAAGCCTCCCACAGTTTCTAAATCCTCTCCCCGCCAAATGCTCACTGCTGAGGAGGCCTACAATAAACTGCTTCAGGAGCACCGCATCAGGAAGGATCTGGAAATTCACAGTTTTGAG ACAAGCCAGCTGTCTGATACCAGTATTTCTGAAAGCCTTTTAAGCAAGGACAGCTTGGAGAATGAAAAGTCAGACCAAAGCACATTTAGTCCACGGAGTCCGTATTCATCATTTTTTCTCGACTTTGAGAAACCAAAGAAGCGGCATGATTTAACCCCAACATCAGCCCGGACTTCAGTCTCGGCAAAGATGCTTCGGGATCAAAATCCAGCCCTTCTTGGAAAAtttgacaaacacaaacaagaaagtCAGGCAGATTCTATGTGGTCTCCTAATAATATGGATGTTTTTCAAACTTCCCCAAGGGTcacatctgaaaaacaaacacctgaCTCATTAGCTGTTTCTATTATTCCTTATGAAGACTCAAAGCACTTGGAGGCAAAATCCTTGATAAACAGTCAAACCCACAACATTTTGGACACAAATGAAGTTGATGCTGATGATATTAACGTGGAAGATTTATATGCCACAGAAGACGATTTGTTACACTGTAGATCTCAAATTATTAATGATGACAGTCAGTTGACTTATCCATCAGCTAAAAACATTCCTTTCCCTTctgaaaatggcattttattgGAGACGCCGATGAAAGGAAGTGTTGCCAATAATTACTTAAATGATGAAGTCCTTTTGCATACAGTAAAAGAAAACCTCCAGCGTTTATCTGAGAAAGTAGCCTCTATTTCCATAAATAACCTCAACAAAGTCTCAAACCTAATGTACCAAACAGAGAAACCCATAAATGCAGCATCAACGTCATCTACATGTTTATCTAATGATCAATCAGAGACAGAGAAGTGTGACCATCTAAAAGAAGAAGATAAAGAAACACCCGATCCAATGATCTCCACTTATTCACTATGCAACACCAGATTACTTAAAGGAATCCTCAAAAAAAAGTCCAAGTATTCTTCAGAagatttgtgtttgtatgaCTCAGGGcatttaattttgtcaaaacaagTAGCGTTAGCAATAAGAGACAGTATGGAATTGaccagagcaaaaacaaaagatgtgaTGGTCAATAGCAGCACGACAAAAAAGCTTCGCTGGTTTGATGAAGTCCATCCAGAAAAGGAGTCCAAAGAGCATGACACAGCAAACCAGGAGAAACCCATGTTCCACCTAACAAACATCTCCAAGCACCATCATCCAAGTCTCACTAGAGAGAATGAGTCTTCAAAGCCTGGACCCAGAATGGCCCCAGCAGCCTCTGTTGGTTATCGTTTTACAAAAGAAGCATGGGCAGATGTTGGGGTTCAAGTTAACATGGCCCAGGAGCGAGCAGACAAGGTCAAGGCGTTGTGTACCAGCACCAGAACCAGTAGGTCAAAGGTCCCTCGGAGAGATTGTAATGCCAGACTCGGTAGGGGTCCTGTTTCCTCACGGGTAAGAAAGGGCACCATCATACGACCTCAATCTGCCATCGAGGTGGTTCAGATTGGCAAAACCCAGGGGAAGATCATGGTGCCCCGCCCACCTCCTCGGACAGAGCCGACGGAAGAAAATAACGCTAAACAAGCCCCCGTCACAGAGGAGGCTCCGTACAGGAACAACTCAGTGGAGACGTACCCCTGCCCTATCTGCCTGTATTTAGACTGCAATGTGAATGGCGCATCCAGTTCAGGACCTCAAGAGATTCACAACAACATCAATGAAAGAGGGACGATGAATGAGAAAGGCCTCTGTTTACACATCACACCCACAGATGAAGAGATCGCACAGCTCTGGGATGGAGTCCGCAGTGCCTTAAACACAAAGGATG CCAAACCTGTCCTTCAAAAGCATGCCCGGGAGAGCAGGCAAGTCTACAGGAAACCCTTTGCTGAGCACAGCAGACAACCTCCTGTCGCAGGAAGCAGGAGATTTCTTCAGACCTATCAG CCTACAAAGCAGAACACTGAGCTAATCAGACCAGGTCCAAGGAATTGGAATACAATTTCTCGAAATGGAG GTTTTGAGCGTGCGGCCCAGCTTCCTGTAGCTGAAGTGTATCCTAATGGCTTTTTAAAGCAGAATCGGCCTGTGGCCCAAATACAGATGCCGGAAAGAGTCCAGGAGGGGATCAACAGTCTTTCTTTAGAAGAGAATAAAATCATGCTCTCTCTGGACAGGCTCAACCACCAGCTGCACT GTTTGAAGACACATCGGCAAAGCAAAACTGACAACAATGGTCATACAACTGTTGGAACGCCCCTT ACCAAAGAGTCAAATAATCACAAGCATCAAGCATCGTCTGCGAACCTGCTTCATTACCAGAAGAAAACTTAG